In the Microplitis mediator isolate UGA2020A chromosome 5, iyMicMedi2.1, whole genome shotgun sequence genome, AGCAACAAGGCACTGAGCTTTGTTTTATAACCAATAGTAACAAATACCATCAAAATGCCTCCAATAATATCCTGCGTTATTTGCAAAAATGATATTTCAAATCGTATTAacgtaataaacataaatgCTAAAAGTACACGCCCAGCTAATTGCAAGTAATTTTTAGGTTTGTTGTCACCAAGTGTGGGCACACCAGCAAATAGCGATCTTCCTTCAACACGTGATTCAGCAAGCACCAGCAACAACGCACCAATAAGTGCCAAATTAcggaataaaaattgaatatcccaCAGAATATTGTAGGCAAGTGTCTGGAGTACgactataaaaaatagtattccGCAAGCAATGGTGACTTTGAATCTTCCAATTACCATCACACAACCTCCTAATTGTCCTATCAGATTTACAAGGACGAATAAGGTCGCCAAGAA is a window encoding:
- the LOC130669034 gene encoding surfeit locus protein 4 homolog, encoding MEIQHEIVTKAEEVADQVIRNGKHVLPTLARLCLIATFLEDGLRMWFQWNEQREYMDMTWGCGKFLATLFVLVNLIGQLGGCVMVIGRFKVTIACGILFFIVVLQTLAYNILWDIQFLFRNLALIGALLLVLAESRVEGRSLFAGVPTLGDNKPKNYLQLAGRVLLAFMFITLIRFEISFLQITQDIIGGILMVFVTIGYKTKLSALLLVLMLSALNMYHNAWWTIPDHRPLRDFLKYDFFQTLSVVGGLLMIVSLGPGGVSMDEHKKQW